One window of the Allosaccharopolyspora coralli genome contains the following:
- a CDS encoding metal-dependent hydrolase family protein: MSSTPAHLSGVTLPDGEHRDLWVHNGVISLDPVPDATTVFEGGYLVPGLVDAHCHVGIGPKGPVELAEAVAQAETDRDAGTLLVRDCGAPIDTRPLQERADLPRIVRAGRHLARPKRYIPYLADDVEDENDLPAKVAEQAAYGDGWVKLVGDWIDRSVGDLAPLWSDDVLRRAIATAHEHGARVTAHVFAENAIPGLLDAGIDCIEHGTGLTDETVEQMARQGTALVPTLINIENFPSFAASASKYPDYAAHMTDLYERGDATVAKAVEAGVRVYAGTDAGGGIEHGSLVREVAALHRVGMSAEQALGAASWSAREWLGYSALAHGAVADVVCYDEDPRKDLAALRHPRRIVLRGSVVA; the protein is encoded by the coding sequence ATGAGCTCGACACCGGCGCACCTCAGCGGCGTCACGCTGCCGGACGGTGAGCATCGCGACCTCTGGGTACACAACGGTGTGATCAGCCTGGACCCCGTTCCGGATGCCACCACCGTCTTCGAGGGCGGGTATCTGGTGCCCGGTCTCGTCGACGCACATTGCCATGTCGGGATCGGCCCGAAGGGCCCGGTCGAGCTCGCGGAGGCCGTCGCGCAGGCCGAGACCGACCGGGACGCGGGCACGCTGCTCGTCCGGGACTGCGGCGCGCCGATCGACACGCGGCCGTTGCAGGAGCGCGCCGACCTGCCGCGGATCGTTCGTGCGGGCAGGCACCTCGCGCGCCCGAAGCGCTACATCCCGTACCTGGCCGACGACGTCGAGGACGAGAACGACCTGCCCGCCAAGGTCGCCGAGCAGGCTGCCTACGGTGACGGGTGGGTGAAGCTGGTCGGCGACTGGATCGACCGGTCCGTGGGCGATCTCGCTCCGCTGTGGAGTGACGACGTGCTGCGCCGGGCGATCGCGACGGCACACGAGCACGGTGCGCGGGTCACCGCGCACGTCTTCGCCGAGAACGCGATCCCCGGGCTGCTCGACGCCGGGATCGACTGCATCGAGCACGGAACCGGGCTCACCGACGAGACCGTGGAGCAGATGGCGCGGCAGGGGACCGCGCTCGTCCCGACTCTGATCAATATCGAGAACTTTCCCTCGTTCGCGGCTTCGGCGTCGAAGTATCCGGACTATGCCGCACACATGACGGATCTGTACGAGCGCGGCGACGCGACGGTCGCGAAGGCCGTCGAGGCCGGTGTGCGGGTGTACGCGGGCACCGACGCCGGAGGCGGTATCGAGCACGGCTCTCTCGTCCGTGAAGTCGCCGCGCTGCACCGCGTGGGCATGTCCGCCGAGCAGGCGCTGGGCGCGGCGAGTTGGTCGGCCCGGGAGTGGCTGGGCTACTCCGCGCTCGCACACGGCGCGGTCGCGGACGTCGTCTGCTACGACGAGGATCCGCGCAAGGACCTCGCCGCGTTGCGGCACCCACGGCGGATCGTGCTCCGGGGCAGCGTCGTGGCGTGA
- the ffh gene encoding signal recognition particle protein: MFDTLSDRLTSVLKNLRGKGKLSDADIDATAREIRIALLEADVALPVVRSFISGVKERAKGAEVSQALNPAQQVIKIVNEELVNILGGETRRLEYAKNPPTVILLAGLQGSGKTTLAGKLARWFAQQGHTPMLVACDLQRPNAVTQLQVVGERASVPVYAPEPGNGVGDPVDVARRSIEEARRAQHDIVLVDTAGRLGVDEEMMKQAADIRDAVTPDETLFVVDAMIGQDAVSTAEAFRDGVGFSGVVLTKLDGDARGGAALSVREVTGQPILFASNGEKVEDFDVFHPDRMASRILGMGDMLTLIEQAEQAFDQEQAEQAAAKLGQGQLTLEDFLEQMLAVRRMGPLQNLLGMLPGAGQMKDQLANFDETHLDRVQAIIRGMTPAERDDPKIINASRRQRIANGSGVKISDINDLVNRFFEARKMMQQMAGQFGGFGGGGGTRKGKKGKKGKKGKNKGPTPPKGMKGGMPGGLPGLPPGGVGGGGGGGAGQPDLSQLQGGLNDLPSGFDPSKLDFGGNKKKKK, encoded by the coding sequence GTGTTCGACACCCTCTCCGACCGGCTCACATCGGTCCTGAAGAACCTGCGCGGCAAGGGCAAGCTGTCCGACGCCGACATCGACGCCACCGCGCGGGAGATCCGCATCGCCCTGCTCGAGGCCGACGTCGCGCTGCCCGTGGTGCGCAGCTTCATCTCCGGGGTCAAGGAACGCGCCAAGGGCGCCGAGGTCTCGCAGGCGCTCAACCCGGCCCAGCAGGTCATCAAGATCGTCAACGAGGAGCTCGTCAACATCCTCGGTGGCGAGACACGCCGGCTGGAGTACGCCAAGAATCCGCCGACGGTGATCCTGCTCGCCGGGCTGCAGGGCTCCGGTAAGACGACGCTGGCGGGCAAGCTCGCCCGCTGGTTCGCCCAGCAGGGCCACACCCCGATGCTGGTCGCCTGCGACCTCCAACGCCCGAACGCGGTCACCCAGCTGCAGGTCGTCGGCGAACGCGCCAGCGTTCCGGTCTACGCGCCGGAGCCGGGCAACGGTGTCGGCGACCCGGTGGACGTGGCACGCCGCAGCATCGAGGAAGCCCGCCGCGCCCAGCACGACATCGTCCTCGTCGACACCGCGGGCCGGCTCGGTGTGGACGAGGAGATGATGAAGCAGGCCGCCGACATCCGGGACGCGGTCACGCCCGACGAGACCCTCTTCGTCGTCGACGCCATGATCGGTCAGGACGCGGTGAGCACCGCCGAGGCGTTCCGCGACGGTGTCGGCTTCTCCGGTGTGGTGCTCACCAAGCTCGACGGCGACGCGCGGGGTGGTGCGGCGCTGTCGGTCCGGGAGGTCACCGGGCAGCCGATCCTGTTCGCCTCGAACGGCGAGAAGGTGGAGGACTTCGACGTCTTCCACCCGGACCGCATGGCCAGCCGGATCCTCGGCATGGGCGACATGCTCACGCTCATCGAGCAGGCCGAGCAGGCCTTCGACCAGGAGCAGGCCGAGCAGGCCGCCGCGAAACTGGGGCAGGGGCAGCTCACGCTGGAGGACTTCCTGGAGCAGATGCTCGCGGTGCGCCGGATGGGCCCGCTGCAGAACCTGCTCGGGATGTTGCCGGGTGCGGGCCAGATGAAGGATCAGCTCGCGAACTTCGACGAGACGCACCTCGACCGGGTCCAGGCGATCATCCGGGGCATGACCCCCGCCGAGCGCGACGACCCCAAGATCATCAACGCGTCGCGTCGCCAGCGCATCGCCAACGGTTCCGGTGTCAAGATCAGTGACATCAACGATCTGGTGAACCGGTTCTTCGAGGCCCGGAAGATGATGCAGCAGATGGCCGGGCAGTTCGGCGGTTTCGGCGGCGGTGGCGGCACCCGTAAGGGCAAGAAGGGGAAGAAGGGCAAGAAGGGCAAGAACAAGGGCCCGACGCCGCCGAAGGGCATGAAGGGCGGAATGCCCGGTGGCCTTCCCGGCCTGCCCCCCGGCGGTGTCGGTGGGGGCGGTGGTGGCGGTGCCGGCCAGCCGGATCTGTCACAGCTGCAGGGCGGTCTCAACGACCTGCCGTCCGGGTTCGACCCGTCGAAACTGGACTTCGGCGGGAACAAGAAGAAAAAGAAGTGA
- the trmD gene encoding tRNA (guanosine(37)-N1)-methyltransferase TrmD yields MRIDVITIFPDYLNPLREALLGKAVERERISVGVHDLRTWTHDVHKTVDDSPYGGGPGMVMKPDVWGEALDAVCPPAAETSPRLVVPTPAGRPFTQDLAHEWSREPWLVFACGRYEGIDQRVVDEASERMPVDEVSIGDYVLVGGEVAVLAMVESVVRLLPGVLGNPASAQQDSFSDGLLEGPSYTRPEVWRGRPVPDVLRSGNHGAIARWRRDKALERTWRRRPELLDALPEGALDRKDREALDALGEQAGAERPQGGPGTS; encoded by the coding sequence ATGCGCATCGACGTGATCACGATCTTCCCCGACTACCTCAACCCGCTGCGTGAGGCACTGCTCGGCAAGGCCGTCGAGCGGGAACGGATCTCCGTCGGCGTGCACGATCTACGGACCTGGACCCATGACGTGCACAAGACGGTCGACGACAGTCCGTACGGCGGTGGGCCGGGTATGGTCATGAAGCCGGACGTGTGGGGCGAGGCACTCGATGCGGTGTGCCCGCCGGCGGCCGAGACTTCCCCCCGGCTGGTCGTGCCGACTCCCGCCGGCCGCCCGTTCACCCAGGATCTCGCGCACGAGTGGTCGCGTGAGCCGTGGCTGGTCTTCGCCTGTGGTCGTTACGAAGGCATCGACCAGCGGGTTGTCGACGAGGCGTCGGAGCGAATGCCGGTCGACGAGGTCTCGATCGGTGATTACGTGCTGGTCGGCGGCGAGGTGGCGGTACTCGCGATGGTGGAGTCCGTGGTGCGGTTGTTGCCGGGGGTGCTCGGCAATCCGGCCTCGGCTCAGCAGGACTCTTTCTCGGACGGCCTGCTGGAGGGGCCGAGCTACACGCGCCCGGAGGTGTGGCGGGGCCGACCCGTTCCCGATGTGCTGCGTTCCGGCAACCACGGGGCGATCGCGCGCTGGCGCCGGGACAAGGCGCTGGAACGCACGTGGCGTCGTCGTCCGGAGCTTCTCGATGCTCTGCCCGAGGGTGCGCTGGACCGCAAGGATCGGGAGGCGCTGGATGCCCTCGGCGAGCAGGCGGGCGCAGAGCGGCCCCAAGGTGGGCCGGGGACGTCCTGA
- the rpsP gene encoding 30S ribosomal protein S16: MAVKIKLARIGKIRAPHYRIVVADARTRRNGRVIETVGQYHPKQQPSHIEVDSERVQYWLSVGAQPTEPVAGILRATGDWQKYKNLPGAEGKLKTPEAKPSKQELFEAALAAAGEEPTTEATTPKKKGGKKADKAEADSDDKAAEDKGADTAEKSEDAEA; this comes from the coding sequence GTGGCTGTCAAGATCAAGCTGGCGCGAATCGGTAAGATTCGTGCGCCGCACTACCGCATCGTCGTCGCCGACGCCCGGACCCGCCGGAACGGGCGCGTCATCGAGACCGTGGGGCAGTACCACCCCAAGCAGCAGCCGAGTCACATCGAGGTCGACTCGGAGCGAGTGCAGTACTGGCTGAGTGTCGGCGCGCAGCCGACCGAGCCGGTGGCGGGCATCCTCAGGGCTACCGGCGACTGGCAGAAGTACAAGAACCTGCCCGGCGCCGAGGGCAAGCTGAAGACCCCCGAAGCCAAGCCGTCCAAGCAGGAGCTGTTCGAGGCCGCTCTGGCTGCCGCGGGCGAGGAGCCGACCACCGAGGCGACCACGCCGAAGAAGAAGGGCGGCAAGAAGGCCGACAAGGCCGAGGCCGACAGTGACGACAAGGCCGCCGAGGACAAGGGCGCCGACACGGCGGAGAAGTCCGAGGACGCCGAGGCGTGA
- the lepB gene encoding signal peptidase I — MADVVRSGGYDDEPPEGERAAGAQQERGRKSKKKGSFWRELPILIVTALVLTVLIQAFLARVYVIPSQSMEQTLHGCPGCSNDRVLVDKVSYHFTDPQPGDVVVFRGPDSWGQNDFDSPEPTNPVAQFFQGAASLIGMGAPDEKDFVKRVIATGGQTVECCDSENRVLVDGNPLNEDAYLFYEQGRGTEQKEFEPVTVPDGHLWVMGDNRNDSADSRYQGGGGENGAVPVDNVIGKAQVIVLPPTRWQSIPEPDPQAVALGAPAWQSGAPLGVGLAAAFPVVWTGRKLRTLVVDRRSREQF, encoded by the coding sequence GTGGCTGACGTGGTGCGCTCCGGTGGATACGACGACGAACCCCCCGAGGGTGAACGCGCCGCGGGCGCGCAACAGGAGCGGGGACGGAAGAGCAAGAAGAAGGGCTCGTTCTGGCGCGAGCTCCCGATCCTCATCGTCACCGCGCTCGTGCTGACGGTGTTGATCCAGGCGTTCCTTGCGCGGGTGTACGTCATCCCGTCGCAGTCGATGGAGCAGACCCTGCACGGGTGCCCCGGCTGCAGCAACGACCGGGTGCTCGTCGACAAGGTGAGTTATCACTTCACCGACCCGCAGCCGGGCGACGTGGTGGTCTTCCGCGGCCCGGACAGCTGGGGCCAGAACGACTTCGACTCTCCCGAGCCGACGAATCCGGTCGCCCAGTTCTTCCAGGGGGCGGCCTCGCTGATCGGGATGGGCGCCCCGGACGAGAAGGACTTCGTCAAGCGGGTGATCGCCACCGGTGGGCAGACCGTGGAGTGCTGCGACTCCGAGAATCGGGTCCTGGTGGACGGCAACCCGTTGAACGAGGACGCCTATTTGTTCTACGAGCAGGGGCGCGGCACCGAGCAGAAGGAGTTCGAACCGGTCACGGTGCCGGACGGGCATCTGTGGGTCATGGGGGACAACCGGAACGACTCCGCGGACTCGCGCTACCAAGGTGGCGGCGGTGAGAACGGCGCCGTCCCGGTGGACAACGTGATCGGCAAGGCTCAGGTCATCGTCCTGCCGCCGACGCGGTGGCAGAGCATTCCGGAACCGGATCCGCAGGCGGTCGCGCTCGGGGCCCCGGCCTGGCAGTCGGGGGCGCCGCTCGGAGTCGGCCTCGCTGCCGCTTTCCCGGTCGTGTGGACGGGACGTAAGCTGCGGACGCTGGTGGTGGACCGACGTTCCCGGGAGCAATTCTGA
- a CDS encoding RNA-binding protein yields the protein MTVVADSLEHLVRGIVDNPDDVRVQLITTRRGRTLEVHVHPDDLGKVIGRGGRTATALRNVMSGIGGRGIRVDVVDTDR from the coding sequence GTGACGGTCGTCGCGGACTCGCTCGAGCATCTCGTGCGCGGCATCGTCGACAACCCCGACGATGTCCGCGTGCAGCTCATCACTACCCGGCGCGGGCGCACCCTCGAGGTGCACGTGCATCCCGACGATCTCGGCAAGGTCATCGGTCGCGGCGGTCGTACGGCGACTGCGCTGCGGAACGTGATGTCCGGTATCGGGGGGCGCGGGATCCGGGTGGACGTGGTCGACACCGACCGCTGA
- a CDS encoding P-II family nitrogen regulator, which translates to MKLVTAIVAPSTLGDVKAALERLGVLGMTVSDAQGYGRQKGHTEVYRGAQHPVDLIDKLRVEVLTDEATVDTVVDGVVAAARSERAGSGKVWVTPVEAVVRVRTGETGDAAL; encoded by the coding sequence GTGAAACTCGTGACCGCGATCGTTGCGCCGTCGACCTTGGGCGACGTGAAGGCTGCACTCGAACGCCTGGGCGTGCTCGGCATGACCGTCAGCGACGCGCAGGGCTACGGCCGCCAGAAAGGACACACGGAGGTGTACCGGGGTGCGCAGCACCCGGTTGACCTCATCGACAAGCTGCGAGTCGAGGTACTGACCGACGAAGCCACTGTGGACACCGTCGTCGACGGCGTGGTCGCCGCGGCTCGGAGCGAACGGGCCGGGAGCGGCAAGGTGTGGGTGACTCCGGTCGAGGCCGTCGTGCGCGTTCGCACCGGAGAAACCGGCGACGCTGCACTCTGA
- the rimM gene encoding ribosome maturation factor RimM (Essential for efficient processing of 16S rRNA) — MTNREASTLVVGRIVKSHGVRGELVVEVRTDSPEQRFVPGAVLGVQRRGHDRGRLVLAAVRPHAGRLLVFAEEVEGREAAEELRGALLTVSSDELEDLEDPEEFHDHQLVGLRVVLTSGSDVGEVEEVLHTPAGELLSVRDLAGAERLVPFVSEIVPEVDLAAGRVVVDPPEGLLEDL, encoded by the coding sequence ATGACCAACCGGGAAGCGTCAACGCTGGTTGTCGGCCGCATCGTCAAGTCGCACGGTGTGCGCGGCGAGCTGGTGGTCGAGGTCCGTACCGACAGTCCGGAGCAGCGGTTCGTCCCGGGCGCGGTCTTGGGCGTGCAGCGCCGCGGTCACGACCGCGGCAGGCTCGTCCTGGCAGCCGTCCGGCCGCACGCCGGGCGGCTGCTGGTGTTCGCGGAGGAGGTCGAGGGCCGCGAGGCCGCCGAGGAACTGCGTGGTGCTCTGCTGACGGTCTCGTCCGACGAGCTCGAGGACCTCGAAGACCCGGAAGAGTTCCACGATCATCAACTCGTCGGGCTCCGGGTCGTGCTGACGTCGGGCTCGGACGTGGGCGAGGTCGAGGAAGTCCTGCACACTCCGGCCGGTGAGCTGTTGTCGGTGCGCGATCTCGCAGGTGCGGAACGGCTCGTGCCGTTCGTGTCGGAGATCGTTCCCGAGGTCGACCTCGCGGCCGGCCGGGTCGTCGTCGACCCACCAGAAGGACTGCTCGAAGACCTCTGA
- a CDS encoding CPBP family intramembrane glutamic endopeptidase yields MNAPHFSEPVEQDGVPASSTAVTRTHRWGFGAFFLAEAVFLGASVVLAASFGDIGGAGSTAGIALALVLILPTLLAGITAVVITLVRGQGPVADFGLRWQRSDIRTGLLVGGAGLFVTVFATALWTRWVGEDANSAVGSLLAGVNIPPALAVLLFFHVWLVAPVCEELMYRGLLWGAMERLRWSRFTVFVLSTAAFAIGHFEPERTVLLLVIAIPIGVARLITGRLTAAVIAHQVNNFLPALGLLLLSLGLLPAG; encoded by the coding sequence GTGAACGCACCGCACTTCTCCGAGCCGGTCGAGCAGGACGGTGTGCCCGCCTCGTCGACGGCGGTGACCCGAACCCACCGCTGGGGGTTCGGAGCGTTCTTCCTCGCGGAGGCGGTTTTCCTCGGCGCCTCGGTCGTACTGGCCGCGTCGTTCGGCGACATCGGTGGCGCAGGCAGCACGGCGGGGATCGCGTTGGCGCTCGTTCTGATCCTTCCCACGCTGCTCGCCGGGATCACCGCGGTCGTGATCACGTTGGTCCGTGGCCAGGGTCCGGTGGCCGATTTCGGGCTGCGCTGGCAGCGCTCCGACATCCGGACCGGGCTGCTCGTCGGGGGTGCGGGGTTGTTCGTCACCGTGTTCGCCACCGCCCTGTGGACCCGGTGGGTCGGGGAGGACGCGAACTCGGCGGTCGGCAGCCTGCTCGCGGGCGTGAACATTCCGCCGGCGCTCGCGGTGCTGCTGTTCTTCCACGTGTGGCTGGTGGCACCCGTCTGCGAGGAGCTGATGTACCGCGGGTTGCTGTGGGGGGCCATGGAGCGGCTTCGGTGGAGCAGGTTCACCGTGTTCGTGCTCAGCACCGCCGCGTTCGCCATCGGCCACTTCGAGCCCGAGAGAACCGTGTTGTTACTGGTCATCGCGATTCCGATCGGCGTGGCGAGACTGATTACCGGGCGGCTCACCGCCGCGGTGATCGCGCACCAGGTGAACAACTTTCTGCCCGCGTTGGGGCTGTTGCTGCTCTCCCTCGGGCTGCTTCCCGCCGGGTGA
- the rplS gene encoding 50S ribosomal protein L19: MNTLDALDAQSLRSDIPAFRPGDTLKVHVRVIEGSRERNQVFQGVVIRRQGGGLRETFTVRKISFGVGVERTFPVHSPNIAKIEVATRGEVRRAKLYYLRELRGKAAKIKEKREPAAS, encoded by the coding sequence ATGAACACCCTGGACGCTCTGGACGCCCAGTCGCTGCGTTCCGACATCCCCGCCTTCCGGCCTGGCGACACGCTGAAGGTCCACGTCCGCGTCATCGAGGGTTCGCGTGAGCGGAACCAGGTCTTCCAGGGTGTGGTCATCCGCAGGCAGGGCGGTGGCCTCCGGGAGACCTTCACCGTCCGCAAGATCTCCTTCGGTGTCGGCGTGGAGCGCACCTTCCCGGTGCACAGCCCGAACATCGCCAAGATCGAGGTCGCCACGCGCGGCGAGGTGCGGCGAGCGAAGCTGTACTACCTGCGTGAGCTGCGGGGCAAGGCCGCGAAGATCAAGGAGAAGCGCGAGCCCGCCGCTTCCTGA
- a CDS encoding AAA family ATPase, producing the protein MDLSERPTPENVPASRCSPLTLHIDRRTLVVLAGLPGAGKSTLLTKLHTTTEVSVLDSEQVRRRLSAFLPERIPYRWYRCFVHVTHRLRIVRACLLVRAPVVVHDPSTCWIARAPFVLVGALTRRRRVFVWLHVEPALALAGQYERGRLIRSHAFRRHVVRVRRLDALLQGGSAPRGYHAVRVLTRDDVRHGLTLDVSGGDLRPDAPGWAGARAVGTVKVNTSVHREDSGASAESSSCE; encoded by the coding sequence GTGGATCTTTCCGAACGGCCGACACCGGAGAACGTCCCGGCCTCCCGATGCTCACCGCTGACTCTGCACATCGACCGGCGCACGCTCGTCGTGCTCGCCGGTCTGCCCGGTGCGGGCAAGAGCACGCTGCTGACGAAACTGCACACGACCACCGAGGTGTCGGTCCTCGACTCCGAACAGGTACGGCGTCGGCTGAGCGCGTTCCTGCCGGAGCGGATCCCGTATCGCTGGTACCGATGCTTCGTGCACGTCACTCACCGGCTGCGGATCGTGCGTGCATGCCTGCTCGTGCGCGCGCCGGTCGTGGTGCACGACCCGTCGACATGCTGGATCGCGCGCGCTCCGTTCGTTCTGGTCGGCGCTCTCACGCGTCGGCGCCGGGTTTTCGTGTGGTTGCACGTGGAACCCGCGCTCGCGCTGGCCGGGCAGTACGAGCGGGGCAGGCTCATCCGGTCCCATGCGTTCCGCAGGCACGTGGTGCGCGTTCGACGTCTCGACGCGCTGCTCCAAGGCGGATCCGCCCCCCGTGGCTACCACGCGGTGCGGGTCCTCACCCGGGACGACGTGCGGCACGGTCTCACCCTCGACGTGTCCGGAGGTGACCTACGTCCCGATGCTCCGGGGTGGGCAGGCGCCCGTGCCGTGGGAACCGTTAAAGTGAACACCAGCGTGCACCGGGAAGACTCCGGTGCATCGGCTGAGTCATCGAGCTGCGAGTGA
- a CDS encoding DEAD/DEAH box helicase yields the protein MPTFHELALDDRVLSSITEIGYETPSPIQEQTIPPLMEGRDVMGLAQTGTGKTAAFALPILSHLDMSAKKPQALVLAPTRELAIQVAEAFQKYAAHLPGFHVLPIYGGQSYGPQLAGLKRGVQVVVGTPGRLIDHLDKGSLDLSELRMLVLDEADEMLRMGFIDDVERILQSVPDQRQVALFSATMPPAIRKISQSYLREPVEISVKTKTSTATNINQRHIPVRGPNKLDAITRILEVEPFDAMIVFVRTKQATEEIAEKLQARGFSAAAINGDIAQAQRERTIGHLREGRLDILVATDVAARGLDVERISHVLNYDIPHDSESYVHRIGRTGRAGRSGEAILFVSPRERHMLRSIEKATRQSIAQMELPTIEAVNDQRLQKFAQTITETLSAGGLETFQDLVRDYEQSHDVPALEIAAALARMAQGDRPLLLEPEPAADKRKQRDDVAAFESASGRRSVFRVEVGRRNRVTPSALVGALVNEGGLASRNIGNIDIRAEHTLVELPADMPEDLLRKLRKTQVAGRGLRITQSDGEVSRGGGRGSRGPKRDGGRSFRNKGARPVAGQRRRD from the coding sequence ATGCCCACGTTCCACGAACTCGCGCTCGACGACCGTGTCCTGAGCTCCATCACCGAGATCGGCTACGAAACGCCCTCGCCCATCCAGGAGCAGACGATCCCGCCGTTGATGGAGGGCCGGGACGTCATGGGGCTCGCGCAGACGGGCACCGGCAAGACTGCCGCGTTCGCCTTGCCGATCCTGTCCCACCTCGACATGTCGGCGAAGAAGCCGCAGGCTCTGGTGCTGGCCCCGACCCGTGAACTGGCGATCCAGGTCGCCGAGGCGTTCCAGAAGTACGCCGCGCACCTGCCGGGTTTCCACGTGCTGCCGATCTACGGCGGCCAGAGCTACGGGCCGCAGTTGGCCGGTCTCAAACGCGGTGTGCAGGTCGTCGTCGGCACCCCCGGCCGGCTCATCGACCACCTGGATAAGGGGTCGCTGGACCTGTCCGAACTGCGGATGCTGGTGCTCGACGAAGCCGACGAGATGCTGCGGATGGGGTTCATCGACGACGTCGAGCGCATCCTGCAGTCCGTTCCCGACCAGCGGCAGGTCGCGCTGTTCTCGGCCACCATGCCGCCGGCGATCCGCAAGATCAGCCAGTCCTACCTGCGGGAACCGGTGGAGATCTCGGTCAAGACGAAGACCAGCACCGCCACCAACATCAACCAGCGCCACATCCCTGTCCGCGGACCGAACAAGCTGGACGCGATCACCCGCATCCTCGAGGTCGAACCGTTCGACGCGATGATCGTGTTCGTGCGGACCAAGCAGGCCACCGAGGAGATCGCCGAGAAGCTCCAGGCCCGCGGGTTCAGTGCCGCCGCCATCAACGGCGACATCGCGCAGGCACAGCGGGAGCGGACGATCGGGCACCTGCGTGAAGGAAGGCTCGACATCCTCGTCGCGACCGACGTGGCGGCGCGGGGGCTCGACGTGGAACGCATCTCGCACGTGCTCAACTACGACATCCCGCACGACAGCGAGTCCTACGTGCACCGCATCGGCCGCACCGGCCGCGCGGGACGCAGTGGTGAGGCGATCCTGTTCGTCTCGCCGCGTGAGCGGCACATGCTGCGCTCCATCGAGAAGGCCACCCGTCAGTCCATCGCACAGATGGAGTTGCCGACGATCGAGGCGGTCAACGACCAGCGGCTGCAGAAGTTCGCGCAGACGATCACCGAGACGCTGAGCGCGGGTGGCCTCGAGACCTTCCAGGACCTGGTCCGCGACTACGAGCAGTCCCACGACGTGCCCGCACTGGAGATCGCAGCCGCGCTGGCCCGGATGGCTCAGGGAGACCGGCCGCTGCTGCTGGAGCCGGAGCCGGCCGCCGACAAGCGCAAGCAGCGTGACGACGTCGCGGCCTTCGAGTCCGCCAGCGGCCGCCGTAGCGTGTTCCGCGTCGAGGTCGGCCGCCGGAATCGGGTGACCCCCAGCGCGCTGGTCGGCGCACTCGTCAACGAAGGCGGGCTGGCCAGTCGCAACATCGGCAACATCGACATCCGGGCCGAGCACACGCTCGTCGAGTTGCCCGCGGACATGCCCGAGGACCTGCTGCGCAAGTTGCGCAAGACGCAGGTGGCCGGTCGCGGGTTGCGGATCACCCAGTCCGACGGCGAGGTCAGCCGTGGTGGCGGGCGCGGCTCGCGTGGTCCCAAGCGCGACGGGGGCCGTTCGTTCCGCAACAAGGGTGCTCGCCCGGTCGCCGGGCAACGCCGCCGCGACTGA